The nucleotide sequence CACTGTAGTGTCATTTGGATTTAAATATGGAATACCTGTAGATTCAGATTTAGTATTCGATGTCAGATTTTTACCTAATCCATATTATATACCTGAATTAAAGAGGTTTTCTGGAAAAGATGAACCTGTAAATAAATATGTAATGGACTTTGATGAAACTAAAAAATTTATATCTAAGTTATATGATATGTTGGATTTTTTGATTCCCCATTACCTGAAAGAAGGTAAGAGACAGCTTATTGTGTCAATTGGATGTACCGGAGGAAGACATCGTTCTGTTGTTATCGCTAACAGAATTTATTCTAAACTTAAATCTCATGGATATAAAGTAAATATAGATCATAGAGATATCGAAGAGGATGTCAATAAAGGTGGTAAAAAACTATGAAAATAGTAGACTGGTTTAGGCCCGGGATAAAAGTTAAAAGGTGGATTGTACTTGGTGCTATGGGTATACTGTTTATAATATTTGGTGTAATTGAATTTATAAATAGAAGATTTTATAGCATATATTATATATCATTTTATATATTCTTGATGCTGACAGGAGTGTTTGTGCTTTATATTTCAATAACACAAGGCATGCGCTCGATAATAGCTTTAATTAATAAAGGATATTTAAATGTGTCTATTGATTCTAAAAAACTTGAAAGTTTGATATATGAAAAGAGACTTCTTGTAAAAGGACCTAAAATTGTCGTAATTGGTGGAGGAACAGGGTTATCCACTATGCTTAGAGGACTAAAATATTATACATCTAATATAACTGCTATAGTTACTGTTGCGGATGATGGAGGAGGTTCTGGAGATTTGAGAGAGGATCTTGGGATGCTGCCTCCAGGTGATATAAGAAATTGTATACTTGCGCTTGCGGATACAGAGCCTTTAATGGAAGAACTTCTTCAATATAGATTTAAGGATGGAAAACTTAAAAATCAGAGTTTTGGGAATCTATTTTTGGCTGCTATGGATGGAATTTCAAGTAATTTTGAGGAAGCTGTCCATAAGGTGAGCTCTGTTTTGGCTGTAACAGGAAAAGTAATACCAGTCACACTGGATAATGTAGTATTAAAAGCAAAATTAAAAAATGGAATGATAGTAGAAGGAGAATCAAATATTCCAAAGGCTGTTATTGAAAATAAAAGTTCGATTGAAAAAGTTTTTATAGATCCACCTAATGCCAGAGCATTAGATGAAGCAGTTCAAGCCATAATGGAAGCTGACGCCATAATACTTGGCCCTGGAAGTTTATATACAAGCGTTATTCCTAACATAATGGTCAGAGATATAGCAAATAGTTTAAAAAGAACTCAGGCGGTAAAATTATATGTTTCGAATATAATGACGCAGAATGGTGAGACAGATGGATATACTGTTGGAGATCATATCAAGGCAATATTTAATCATATTGGAGAAAACGTACTTGATTATGTAGTTGTAAATGTTGGAAATATTGATTCCAATTTGAGTCATAAATATAAACAGGGAGAATCTCATCTTGTAAAAATAGATGAAGAAGAAATAAAAAAATTAAATGTTGAAATAATCAAAGGTAATTTTATAACAAATAAACATGGACTTGTAAGACATAATTCAGAAAAACTGGCATCTATTTTAATAGAAACAATAATGGATAAAAAGCTTTTATTTGACAGAAAGAAAATTATTGAATACTTCTATTTATCAGAAAGATTAAAACAAAATAAAAGTAAATAGGGGGAATAAACTATGTCATTCTCACTTAAGGTAAAAAATGAAGTTTGTAGGCATTCAGATATGAGTAAGATGGAAGCTATATCAGAATTATCTGCTATAATGAAGGTTAGTGGTACTTTAATGCTTGGAGGAAATAAACAATTCAGTTTTAAAGTAATGACTGAAAATCCAGCTATTGCGAGATTTATATTTACGCTTTTAAAGAAACATTTTGATATACATACACGGATAATGGTAAAAAAAAGCAATTCTCTCAAAAAAAACAATCTTTATATGGTTTACATAACTGAGGAAATGGGCGTAAAAGATCTGCTCAAAAAAGTTGGACTTTTAAAGGAAGAAAATAGTATTTTTGCACTTGATTATAGTATTCCTAAAGATGTTATAAGTGATGAAAAAAGCAGAAGGGCGTACATAAGGGGAGCTTTTTTAGGTGGTGGAAGTGTGAGTAATCCTGAAAAAACATACCATCTTGAATTTGTAACACATGATAATGATTATGCAAAAGATCTGAGTAAACTCATAAATGGATATGACTTGAATTCAAAGGTTATAAAGAGAAAAAACAGTTATATTGTGTATTTAAAAGAAGGTGAACAGATAGTCGATCTTTTAAATATAATAGGCGCTCATGCAGCACTTTTGAAGCTTGAGAATGTAAGAATAATGAAAGAAATGAGAAATAATGTTAATAGACTTGTGAATTGTGAGACTGCAAATCTAAGTAAGACTGTAAATGCTGCAGTTAGACAGGTTGAAAGTATAAGGATAATACAAAGGGAAATAGGACTAAATAGATTGCCAAAAAATTTAAGGGATATAGCAGAGCTAAGATTGAATTACCCTGATGAATCTTTAAAGGAATTGGGAGAAATGTTAAATCCACCTGTTGGTAAGTCAGGTGCAAATCACAGACTTAGAAGGATAGAAAAGATTGCAGAGGAACTTAAGAAGGAAGGAAGGTAAAAAGTAATTGTGTCAAAGCATGAAGATATAATTAAATACATACTTTCGCTTGACGTTGGTACTAAAATTTCGGTTAGGGGTATAGCCAATGGTTTAGGGGTTAGCGATGGAACAGCGTATAGAGCTATAAAGGATTCGGATACTCTTGGGATAGTTACTACAATTCCAAGAGTTGGAACGGTAAGGATAGAAAAAGTAGAAAAGAAGAATATTGAAGTTTTAACATATGGACAGGTAATAAATATAGTTGATGGCACACTGCTTGGTGGCAAGGACGGTGTTTATAAAACGCTTCATAATTTTGTAATAGGAGCGATGACTATAGATGCAATGGTAAAATATATAAATCCAAATTGTCTTTTAATAACTGGAAATAGAGAAGAGACACACAGACTTGGTCTTATGAATGAATGTGGCGTCTTAATAACTGGTGGATTCGGTTGTAGTGATGAAATCAAGAGGCTCGCCAATGAGAAATGTTTGCCTATAATATCTACGAGTTATGACACATTTACTGTTGCAAGTCTTATAAATCGTGCTATTTCCGAAAATCTTATAAAAAAGGATATTGTTTTAATAGAAGATATTATGATAAGTGAGCCTAGTTCACTTAATGTAAATAATACTAT is from Clostridium fermenticellae and encodes:
- a CDS encoding gluconeogenesis factor YvcK family protein, encoding MKIVDWFRPGIKVKRWIVLGAMGILFIIFGVIEFINRRFYSIYYISFYIFLMLTGVFVLYISITQGMRSIIALINKGYLNVSIDSKKLESLIYEKRLLVKGPKIVVIGGGTGLSTMLRGLKYYTSNITAIVTVADDGGGSGDLREDLGMLPPGDIRNCILALADTEPLMEELLQYRFKDGKLKNQSFGNLFLAAMDGISSNFEEAVHKVSSVLAVTGKVIPVTLDNVVLKAKLKNGMIVEGESNIPKAVIENKSSIEKVFIDPPNARALDEAVQAIMEADAIILGPGSLYTSVIPNIMVRDIANSLKRTQAVKLYVSNIMTQNGETDGYTVGDHIKAIFNHIGENVLDYVVVNVGNIDSNLSHKYKQGESHLVKIDEEEIKKLNVEIIKGNFITNKHGLVRHNSEKLASILIETIMDKKLLFDRKKIIEYFYLSERLKQNKSK
- the whiA gene encoding DNA-binding protein WhiA; the protein is MSFSLKVKNEVCRHSDMSKMEAISELSAIMKVSGTLMLGGNKQFSFKVMTENPAIARFIFTLLKKHFDIHTRIMVKKSNSLKKNNLYMVYITEEMGVKDLLKKVGLLKEENSIFALDYSIPKDVISDEKSRRAYIRGAFLGGGSVSNPEKTYHLEFVTHDNDYAKDLSKLINGYDLNSKVIKRKNSYIVYLKEGEQIVDLLNIIGAHAALLKLENVRIMKEMRNNVNRLVNCETANLSKTVNAAVRQVESIRIIQREIGLNRLPKNLRDIAELRLNYPDESLKELGEMLNPPVGKSGANHRLRRIEKIAEELKKEGR